Proteins encoded within one genomic window of Saccharopolyspora pogona:
- a CDS encoding CynX/NimT family MFS transporter, with protein MSTKSRPHVPEHVADQDATRLAAQHHPDALAVENEGAAEAVFPNRHAAVAGGGLLLAGVALAAANMRPAVTSLASVLGEVRDSLGVSSTWASVVTSVPTLCFGVAGIGAPLLARRMGINKVIGASLAVLTAAMLLRVVDGPWTVLGGTVLVCAAIAMCNVLIPVVVKESFPTRVGMATALYTTAMAAGGSTGSALTPYLNSSTGSWRLALATWAAVALAALCVWVPAMARRSPTRQAPGTASTRQRRSLLRSPLAWVITVYFALQSLVAYVVMGWMPEVFKDAGMDSTAAGMLLALLLLIGVPINMILPPLVTKTRSQSWWAIGLAVLTLTGLLGLLLAPLAMPVVWALLVGVGMSAFPLALVLISLRTANAADTGSLSAMSQSIGYLISSFGPFLFGVLHDVTGGWSASLTAIVVIVAVQAVFGVIAGRPRTI; from the coding sequence ATGTCTACGAAGTCACGACCCCATGTCCCCGAACACGTGGCTGACCAGGATGCCACCCGACTCGCCGCCCAGCACCACCCGGATGCCCTCGCCGTCGAGAACGAGGGTGCCGCCGAGGCAGTCTTCCCCAATCGGCACGCTGCCGTGGCCGGGGGAGGGCTGCTGCTGGCCGGTGTTGCGCTCGCGGCGGCGAACATGCGCCCGGCGGTCACCAGCCTGGCGTCGGTGCTCGGTGAGGTGCGTGACTCGCTCGGTGTTTCCAGCACGTGGGCGAGCGTCGTGACTTCGGTGCCCACGCTCTGCTTCGGGGTCGCAGGCATCGGCGCTCCGCTGCTGGCCAGGCGGATGGGCATCAACAAGGTCATCGGCGCGTCGCTGGCGGTGCTGACCGCCGCGATGCTGCTGCGGGTCGTCGACGGACCGTGGACGGTGCTGGGCGGCACCGTGCTGGTCTGCGCCGCGATCGCGATGTGCAACGTGCTGATCCCGGTGGTGGTCAAGGAGTCCTTCCCTACCCGCGTCGGGATGGCGACTGCGCTCTACACCACCGCGATGGCGGCGGGCGGCTCGACCGGTTCGGCGCTGACGCCGTACCTGAACTCCTCGACCGGCAGCTGGCGGTTGGCGCTGGCGACCTGGGCGGCCGTGGCGCTGGCCGCGCTGTGCGTGTGGGTGCCCGCGATGGCTCGGCGCTCCCCGACGCGTCAGGCTCCGGGCACCGCTTCGACGAGGCAGCGGCGTTCGCTGCTGCGCAGCCCGCTGGCATGGGTGATCACCGTCTACTTCGCGCTGCAGTCGCTGGTCGCCTACGTCGTGATGGGCTGGATGCCCGAGGTGTTCAAGGACGCCGGGATGGACAGCACGGCCGCAGGCATGCTGCTCGCGTTGTTGCTGCTGATAGGTGTGCCGATCAACATGATCCTGCCGCCGCTGGTGACCAAGACCCGCAGCCAGTCCTGGTGGGCCATCGGGCTCGCGGTGCTGACCCTCACCGGCCTGCTCGGACTGCTGCTGGCTCCGCTGGCCATGCCGGTGGTGTGGGCGCTCCTGGTCGGCGTCGGCATGAGCGCGTTCCCGCTTGCGCTGGTCCTCATCTCGCTGCGCACCGCCAACGCCGCCGACACCGGGTCGTTGTCGGCGATGTCGCAGAGCATCGGCTATCTGATCTCGTCGTTCGGGCCGTTCCTGTTCGGCGTGCTGCACGACGTGACCGGCGGCTGGTCGGCTTCGTTGACGGCCATCGTGGTGATCGTCGCGGTGCAGGCGGTGTTCGGCGTAATCGCGGGACGTCCCCGCACCATCTGA
- the gdhA gene encoding NADP-specific glutamate dehydrogenase, with product MLHERLEPVYANVVQRNRGEDEFHQAVREVLESIGPVIDKHPEYAEQKIIERICEPERQIVFRVPWEDDCGEVQINRGFRVEFNSALGPYKGGLRFHPSVYQGIVKFLGFEQIFKNALTGLPIGGGKGGADFDPKGRSDREVMRFCQSFMTELHRHIGEYTDVPAGDIGVGGREIGYLFGQYKRITNRYESGVLTGKHLSFGGARVRTEATGFGCAFFVQEMLSARGESFDGKQVVVSGSGNVAIYTMEKVHQLGGTVVACSDSSGYVVDEKGIDVELIKQIKEIERGRISAYAGRRPGAKFVAQRSVWEVPCDVAMPSATQNELTADDAATLIANGCIAVGEGANMPTTPDAVRSFQEAGVAFGPGKAANAGGVATSALEMQQNASRDSWSFEFTEKRLEEIMKDVHARCYATAAEYGMSGNYVAGANIAGFTNVADAMLRLGLV from the coding sequence GTGCTTCACGAACGCCTCGAACCGGTCTACGCGAACGTGGTCCAGCGCAACCGCGGCGAAGACGAGTTCCACCAGGCAGTCCGAGAAGTGCTGGAGAGCATCGGTCCGGTCATCGACAAGCACCCCGAGTACGCCGAGCAGAAGATCATCGAGCGGATCTGCGAGCCGGAGCGGCAGATCGTCTTCCGGGTGCCGTGGGAGGACGACTGCGGCGAGGTGCAGATCAACCGCGGCTTCCGGGTGGAGTTCAACAGCGCGCTCGGTCCGTACAAGGGCGGCCTGCGGTTCCACCCGTCGGTCTACCAGGGCATCGTCAAGTTCCTCGGCTTCGAGCAGATCTTCAAGAACGCCCTCACCGGGTTGCCCATCGGCGGCGGCAAGGGCGGCGCGGACTTCGATCCGAAGGGCCGCTCCGACCGGGAGGTCATGCGGTTCTGCCAGAGCTTCATGACCGAACTGCACCGGCACATCGGCGAGTACACCGACGTGCCCGCCGGTGACATCGGCGTCGGCGGCCGAGAGATCGGCTACCTGTTCGGCCAGTACAAGCGGATCACCAACCGCTACGAATCCGGGGTGCTGACCGGCAAGCACCTGTCCTTCGGCGGCGCCCGCGTGCGCACCGAGGCCACCGGCTTCGGCTGCGCGTTCTTCGTGCAGGAGATGCTGTCCGCCCGCGGCGAGTCGTTCGACGGCAAGCAGGTCGTGGTCTCCGGATCGGGCAACGTGGCCATCTACACGATGGAGAAGGTGCACCAGCTCGGCGGAACCGTGGTGGCCTGTTCGGACTCCTCCGGCTACGTCGTCGACGAGAAGGGCATCGACGTCGAGCTGATCAAGCAGATCAAGGAGATCGAGCGGGGCCGCATCAGCGCGTACGCCGGGCGCCGGCCGGGCGCGAAGTTCGTTGCGCAGCGCAGCGTCTGGGAAGTGCCGTGCGACGTGGCGATGCCGTCGGCGACCCAGAACGAGCTCACCGCGGACGATGCGGCCACCCTGATCGCCAACGGCTGCATCGCCGTTGGCGAAGGCGCGAACATGCCCACGACGCCGGATGCGGTGCGCAGTTTCCAGGAGGCCGGCGTGGCGTTCGGCCCGGGCAAGGCGGCCAACGCCGGCGGCGTGGCCACCTCCGCGCTGGAGATGCAGCAGAACGCATCCCGCGACAGCTGGAGCTTCGAGTTCACCGAGAAGCGGCTCGAGGAGATCATGAAGGACGTACATGCCCGCTGCTACGCCACCGCCGCGGAGTACGGCATGTCCGGCAACTACGTCGCGGGCGCGAACATCGCGGGCTTCACGAACGTCGCCGACGCGATGCTCCGCCTCGGCCTCGTCTGA
- a CDS encoding type II toxin-antitoxin system Phd/YefM family antitoxin — MAAEFTLDEARERLVELLDRAESGEEIVITRFGAPSVWLQPARTRSTTGGFAAGVIAASWVVPTAGDAFDVGTDYWPDSSAG; from the coding sequence ATGGCTGCCGAGTTCACCCTTGATGAAGCCCGCGAGCGGTTGGTGGAGCTGCTCGACCGCGCCGAATCGGGGGAGGAGATCGTGATCACCCGCTTCGGCGCGCCGTCGGTGTGGCTGCAACCCGCGCGCACCCGTTCCACCACGGGTGGTTTCGCCGCCGGGGTGATCGCGGCGTCCTGGGTGGTGCCGACCGCTGGCGACGCATTCGACGTCGGGACCGACTACTGGCCGGACTCGTCGGCCGGATAG
- a CDS encoding FadR/GntR family transcriptional regulator: MPLVTTKRTGLVDQVIAQIRELVSSGEWPIGEKIPPETELVSALGVGRNTVREAVRALSHAGLLEVRQGDGTFVRATNEISGAVRKLCGPELRQVLEVRRALEVEGARLAAGARTDGDLTGLEACLTSRDEAVRRQDSAEVVATDAEFHRLLVAASHNPVLISLYEGIRETVASSVATTFNRDAQAEPVSHAELLAAVRDGDPRRAAEEAGGFLDELLSQIGSESAAEKLD; this comes from the coding sequence GTGCCTTTGGTCACCACCAAGCGGACCGGGCTGGTCGATCAGGTCATCGCCCAGATCCGCGAGCTCGTGTCGTCCGGGGAATGGCCGATCGGCGAGAAGATCCCACCCGAGACCGAGCTCGTGAGCGCACTCGGCGTCGGCCGCAACACCGTCCGCGAGGCGGTGCGCGCGCTCTCGCACGCCGGGCTGCTGGAAGTGCGGCAGGGCGACGGGACGTTCGTGCGCGCCACCAACGAGATCTCCGGGGCGGTTCGCAAGCTGTGCGGCCCCGAGCTGCGCCAGGTCCTGGAGGTCCGCCGCGCGCTTGAGGTCGAGGGCGCGCGGCTGGCCGCCGGGGCGCGGACCGACGGGGACCTGACCGGGCTGGAGGCCTGTCTGACCAGCCGGGACGAGGCGGTGCGGCGCCAGGACAGCGCGGAGGTCGTCGCCACCGACGCCGAGTTCCACCGGCTGCTGGTCGCGGCCTCGCACAACCCGGTGCTGATCTCGCTCTACGAAGGGATCCGCGAGACGGTGGCATCCAGCGTCGCGACCACCTTCAACCGGGACGCCCAGGCGGAACCGGTCTCGCACGCCGAACTGCTGGCCGCGGTGCGCGACGGCGACCCACGCCGAGCTGCGGAGGAGGCGGGCGGCTTCCTCGACGAACTGCTCAGCCAGATCGGCTCGGAGAGCGCGGCGGAGAAGCTGGATTGA